TCGGCGTCGGGCGGGCGCAGTTCGTTGATGACGAGGTAGTGGGTCCGGGAGCCGAGGTCGTTCGGGAGCATCCGCTCCTCCGGGGAGTCGGCGTCGAAGAACTCCTTCCAGACCGCGTCCTCCCAGGTGCGGATCCGTTCCCCGACCCGGTCCTCGCCCACGGGCAGGCTTCCGATCGTCTTCGTCTCGAAGCCGTGGCTGGCGTTGCACGTGGCCCGGCGTATGTACTGCTCGGCCGTGCTGTGCGAGAAGGCGTTGAGCAGGAGGGTCATCTCGTGCGGCTGCCGGCCCGGGGCGGGCAGGGCACCGCGGGCGGCCTCCTCGTCGACCCAGGTGGCGTTCAGCGCGCTGGTCAGCCGGCGGATGGTCTGATCCTGGAGGGACGGAGCGAGGACGTCGAGTGCCTTCTCCATCCGCTCGGGAGGGGCCACGAGGAACTGATGGGCCAGGAAGAGGCAACCGCCGTGCCGGCCGGTGACGTGCGCGCGGAACTCCGGCTCGACCTTGAGCTCCCTCGCGGCCTCGGCCAGCACGCCCGGCTCTGTCCGGGCCTCGGACAGGTACAGGGCCAGCCGGCTGAGCCAGACACTCATCGGGTCCCGGCCCGTGGCCGCCCGGGGGAGTTCGGCGAAGCGTCCCAGAACCTTGTCGGCGAGGCTCCTGGCGTCCGGCTCGGCGTCCCGCGCGGTGCGCGCGAACTGGATCGGCCGGAGCTCCTCCAGGCCCGCGTGCTTGACTGCTCCGGTCGTCAGGCCGTCCAGCAGCACGGGCACCACGAGCAGGGGCGCGCCGAGCGCCCTGCGCCACATGAGGATGTTGACCTCGCGCCGTACCCAGTGGGACCGCAGGGCGGCCTCGTTGAGCAGGACGACGGCCGCGTCGCAGCGGGCGAGCCAGTCGACGAGTTCGGGACGCCACTCGTCGCCCGGTTCGATGCCCGACTGGTCCACGAGCGGGGTGTGGGACGTGCCGCGGAGGCCTTCCTCGATCTTCTGGAGTACGGCCATGGCGAACGCGTCGCCCCGCGCACTGTGACTGATGAACACGTCCCCCACGCAGCCGATTGTGATCCATCGTCAGCCGTGGTGCGGGCAAGTCTCACAAACCGGCGTCGAACTCGGACTTGGCGACGATGATGCGCCAGCGGCGGAGTTCCTCGGTGAGGGTCGACTCGACGCGGACGACCAGCGACCGGAACCGGACGGCGCGTTCGGCGTCGGCGGGCCCGGCCAGCAGACCGCGCAGGGTGTGCTCGTGCTCCAGCAGTTCCTGGCGGGTCTCCCGGTAGGAGGCCGCCAGGCGCTGCGAGGCGAACAGGTTCTGCACCGCCAGGGCCATGTTGCACAGGGGTGGCAGGCCCGCGGCGAGCAGGGCGATGACCGACGAGGTGGTCGACGGATCGTCGCCGGTCCGGCCCGAGTGGAGGAGAACGGCGTACGCCACGGCGACGGCGACCGCCGCCAGGACCGCGGCCTTGGCCGTCCTGCCGAGCCTGTCCTCGGTGCGTTCGCAGGTACCGGCTGCCAGCTCGAAGAAGAGGATCTGCCGCTTGACGCGGTAGTCGAGATAGGTCCGCATCCGCTCGGTGGTCTCGGCGGGGGTGGCGGGCAGGCTGCCGTCCCCCTGCTGCCGGACCGCGTCCTGCCAGGGGCTCTCCGTGCCGTCCGGGCCCCGGTCGGAGAGCCGGGCGAACGTGCCGAGTTCGGCGGGGCCGGCGGCGGCGAGCCGGCTCAGCCGGGCGTCGCGGACCTGCCCGGCTTCCTCATCGGTGCGCCCCAGGTAGGGACCGACGGCCGCGAGGAGGAGGAACATCTCGCGGCGGAAGAGTTCGGCCCTGATCCGGCTGGTGACCCAGGGCTGGGACGGCTCCTGACTGGTCCAGACCGTCCACACCATGGAGACGAGGAGCAGGCACTCGGCGAGGACGAAACCGAGGCCCAGATCGCCGCCGTGCTCCAGGAACACCGTCTGCACGGTCAGGCACATCACCGCGAGCGCGGGCAGCACGGCGAGCCGGATGCCGGTCGCGCGGTACCGCCCCTGCTGGTCGACCGGGGTGTCGCCCGCCGGCCGCGGGAGGATGTTCGGGTAGTCGATCGGCCGGCGTATCTCCGGTGCGGGGGCCCATGCCTCACGCCGCGGCCGGGCGGCCCGGCGCCGGCGACGGTGCGCCCACCGCCGGCCGAGCAGGTACCCGCAGTCCAGGAGCACCAGCAGCCAGATCACCCCGACGACCGGCAGCGAGACGACGAAAACCTTTGCTCCGCTCAGCACGGCCGCCGTGGTCCAGGCCGACAAGGCGAGGCTCACCCCGACGACCACCCATATCCGCACCGAAGTCCGCACGTTCCCCCCTCTGTGGCGCGGAGGGTGACGGTATCGGAGATGACCGGGACCGGACCCGCGAACACCGCAAGAGGTCGGCCCGGGACCGTCACGCTCTGCAATCTCATCCGTTGAGCATGCGTGAACAGCACCTATTCATCCGTCGAACGCCTGCTCGCGGCCGACCCCGCTTTCAGCCTTCGCCCCCTGCAAGTCGCCCAGCTCACCCGCGGCTGGGCCGTCGATGTCACCGCGGCCGACCTCGACATGCTCGCCGCGTCCGTCGACGCTCCGCGCCGGCTGTCGGCCAAGCGCGGTTGTCTCGGGGACACCGGCGCCAATGTGGAGCTGGCGCGGATGCTGGAGGAGCGGCCCGAGGACTTCGGCGCGGTCGGCCAGATCGTGCTGGGCGCGGATGCGGTCCAGCTCCAGCCCGGTCCGCGCCTGTTCGCCGACACCCTGTTCGTCGTCGGACTCGAATGCATCGACGGCCTCCAGCGGTTGAGGGTCATCGCCGACCTGCGGGACCGGCTGCCCCGCGAGCACCTGCGGCGGGCCGTGATCCGCCTGGAGATCCGCTGCGGCGCCGAGCGGGACCGGGCCCGCCATGCCTACGACGCCGAGGACCGCTACCGGAACGCGTCGACCGCCCAGGACCGTTTGATCCGCTGTCCGAACATCCGCCGCCTGATGGAGGGCGACTGGGAGAAGGGGGACTTCGATCCCCGCCGGGGCATGACCGCGGGGCCCCATGGATCGCGTTTCTCCATGGCCGAGGTGACGTCCGCCCTGGCCTGCCTGTCGGACGACCCGCTACCCATTGCCGCGAACCTGGCCGCCACGCCGGAGGGCCAGGAGGCCCTGTGGAGCGACCGCACCTCCGCGGTGTACCGCAGTGTCTTCCACGGCAGCATGACCCCGGTGGGCGTGATGCGTGCCGTCGAGGCGTGGCGGACGGCGCGTGCGGCGCTGGCCGACATGCCGAGGAAGTCCCGGCAGGGGCACGGCCACCTCATCGAGTACGCGCCGGACCTGATCTGCTGGAAGGCCTGCCGCTGGATGCCGCTGATGTCGCTGCACGGCAAGTCGGCCTTCCGCTGGGACAGGGAGATCGACCGCCAACTGCCCGCCCGCACGGTCCGGGCGGCGGAGGCGCTGGTGGCGCGCTACAAGGAGCTGCATCCGGAACACGGCCGCCCCGGCAGCTCCTACAAGTCGGAGGCACCCCGGCTCGGCCTGTGGAGGGAACTCGCGGACTGCGCGGTGTGACCCTGTCCTCGTCGAAGGTCTAGTCGATCGAGGCGCCGTCGCCGGGGGAGAGGCCCTCGCCGAGCGCGGCCACGGCGGCGGCTCCGTGCCCGGCCGCGAGCAGGGGCGTGCGGATGTCCTGTTCCAGGTCGGGCAGGTAGCCGAGGAGGACGTCGGCGGGCCCCTCGATCCGTACGCGGCCCAGGGCGGCCGGCAGCAGCAGGGTCCGGGCGCGTCCGAGCCGCTCGGACCGGCCGCCGGCCTCCACGGTGACCGGGGCACCGGCGTTGCTGACGACCAGGGCGGTGGAGAAGTCGTGCACCAGCGGGGCCGAGGTGCCCGCACGCCACCGCTCCAGGGCGAAGTACGGCCCGGCGCACAGCACGGTGCGCTCCACCCCGTCGTCGACCCGGACGCTCAGGCCGGAGTGGAACTCGGGGCGCGGGCCGGGACACCACTCGTCGAGGAGCCGCCCGAGGTTGGCGTGCCACTCCTCGTCGTCCAGCTCCGAGCCGTCCTCCATGTGCCGGCGCATGGCGTGCTGCTGGATGTCGGAGGTCTGCTCGATCTCGTAGACCAGGGTGCCGGGGCCGAAACTGTGCAGGGTGCCGCCGGGGACGTAGACCGTCTGCCCGGCCCGCACCGGGAGCCGGCGCAGGACCGCGTCGAAGTCCTGGGCGAGCAGGGCCCGGTGCAGCGTGTCCCGGTCCACACCGGGTTTCGTGCCCACCAGGGCGGTGGCTCCCGGGGCCGCGTCGAGGACGTGCCACGCCTCGGTCTTGCCGTGGGGCTCGCCCTCCAGCCGGCGTGCGGTGTCGTCGTCGGCGTGCAGGTGGACCGGGAGGGTCCCGGTGCCGTCGATGAACTTGGTCAGCACCGGGAAGCGCGGGCCGCGCCACCCGCGCCCCACGAGTTCGTCCGGGTGCTCCTCGACCAGTCGGCGCAGGGTGTGGCCGGCCAGCGGGCCGTCCGCGACGCGTGCCCCCTCGCCGTCCACATCGCTGACCTCCCAGGTCTCGGCGACCGGACCGTCGGGCAGGCCGGTACGGCCCAGCCGTTCGGCGAGGACCCGGCCGCCGAAGACGTGCTGCTTGACCGGGGTGGTCAGCCGCAAGGGGTACCAGTCCACGGTCACTCCTGATTCCTGACGGCGTGTCAGAGGGTGGGATGTCAGAGGGCGGGATGTCAGAGGATGGGCTGGCCGCCGGTGACGGCGATGCGCGCGCCCGAGACGTACGCGGCCTCGTCCGAGGCGAGCATGACGTACACCGGGGCGACTTCGGCGGGCTGTCCGGCCCGGCCCAGCGGCGACTGGTCGCCACCGAAGTCCTCGACCTGCTCGGGCGGCATCGTGGCGGGGATCAGCGGCGTCCAGATGGGCCCGGGGGCGACGCTGTTGACCCGGATGCCCCGCTCCGCGAGCGACTGGGACAGCGAACCGACCATGTTGGCCAGGCCCGCCTTCGTCGCGTTGTACGCCAGCAGGCCCGGCGGCGGCGAGTCGGAGTTCACCGAACTGGACGCGATGATCGACGCGCCCGGCTTCATGTGCGGCACCGCCGCCTTGCAGAGGTGGAACATGGCGCTGAGGTTGGTCGCCAGGGTGTGGTCCCACTCCTCGTCGGGGACCTCCTCGATCGAGTCGCGGAACATCTGGAACGCCGCGTTGCTCACCAGGACGTCGATCCGGCCGAACACCTCGACGGCCCGGGCCACCACCTCCCGGCAGTGCGCGGGATCGGACAGGTCGCCCGGCACCAGCACCGCCTTGCGGCCGGCCTCCTCCACCCAGCGCGCCGTGTCACGGGCGTCGTCGCCCTCCTCCTCCAGGTACGACAGGACGACATCGGCGCCCTCCCGGGCGTAGGCGATCGCGACGGCCTTGCCGATGCCGCTGTCGCCGCCGGTGATCACGGCCGCCTTCCCGGCCAGCCGGCCCGATCCGCGGTAGCTCTGCTCACCGTGGTCGGCCCGCGGCCGCAGGGCCGCCTCGGTACCGGGAGGGTGCTGCTGCTGTGCGGGCTTGTGCATGGGGAAGTACCTCGCGCCGTTTCCTTGCGTTCAAAAGCGGTTCTCATGCGTTCAAAAAACGCGGCGAAAGGCGGGGGCGACGGTGCCCCCGCCCTGTCGCGGGTTACCCGGGCGCCCAGGGACAAACGAGTCCTGACGGCAAGCGCCCGACGTAAGGAGACCCGATGGTCCCGCCCCGGAACCGCGCACAGAACGTCCACGCCGACCGTGCGGAACCGCGCGGTCGCGCGCTGCTCACGGACCCGCTGACCAACAAGGGCGTCGCCTTCACCCAGGAGGAGCGTGA
This genomic stretch from Streptomyces sp. Go-475 harbors:
- a CDS encoding toll/interleukin-1 receptor domain-containing protein, translated to MGDVFISHSARGDAFAMAVLQKIEEGLRGTSHTPLVDQSGIEPGDEWRPELVDWLARCDAAVVLLNEAALRSHWVRREVNILMWRRALGAPLLVVPVLLDGLTTGAVKHAGLEELRPIQFARTARDAEPDARSLADKVLGRFAELPRAATGRDPMSVWLSRLALYLSEARTEPGVLAEAARELKVEPEFRAHVTGRHGGCLFLAHQFLVAPPERMEKALDVLAPSLQDQTIRRLTSALNATWVDEEAARGALPAPGRQPHEMTLLLNAFSHSTAEQYIRRATCNASHGFETKTIGSLPVGEDRVGERIRTWEDAVWKEFFDADSPEERMLPNDLGSRTHYLVINELRPPDAEFAEAVNLLHRAFSWLIILVTTGTAPPDDKVRSAFKNAVLLEPLLTAEDEKTAALRSKRLRQLPDRLAGLC
- a CDS encoding class I mannose-6-phosphate isomerase, with protein sequence MDWYPLRLTTPVKQHVFGGRVLAERLGRTGLPDGPVAETWEVSDVDGEGARVADGPLAGHTLRRLVEEHPDELVGRGWRGPRFPVLTKFIDGTGTLPVHLHADDDTARRLEGEPHGKTEAWHVLDAAPGATALVGTKPGVDRDTLHRALLAQDFDAVLRRLPVRAGQTVYVPGGTLHSFGPGTLVYEIEQTSDIQQHAMRRHMEDGSELDDEEWHANLGRLLDEWCPGPRPEFHSGLSVRVDDGVERTVLCAGPYFALERWRAGTSAPLVHDFSTALVVSNAGAPVTVEAGGRSERLGRARTLLLPAALGRVRIEGPADVLLGYLPDLEQDIRTPLLAAGHGAAAVAALGEGLSPGDGASID
- a CDS encoding SDR family oxidoreductase; amino-acid sequence: MHKPAQQQHPPGTEAALRPRADHGEQSYRGSGRLAGKAAVITGGDSGIGKAVAIAYAREGADVVLSYLEEEGDDARDTARWVEEAGRKAVLVPGDLSDPAHCREVVARAVEVFGRIDVLVSNAAFQMFRDSIEEVPDEEWDHTLATNLSAMFHLCKAAVPHMKPGASIIASSSVNSDSPPPGLLAYNATKAGLANMVGSLSQSLAERGIRVNSVAPGPIWTPLIPATMPPEQVEDFGGDQSPLGRAGQPAEVAPVYVMLASDEAAYVSGARIAVTGGQPIL